The region GAAATCCATCCGAACCGATCTGCTCGATCAAAGCGGACGTGTCAGCCTCGGTCTCTTGCATGACGCTGGCTACGATCTACAACAGGCCCCGATTGCATGGTGGCTTCTGGCTGCGAAGCCATCGAAGAGCCTTGCAGAAACAAAAATCCCTCCACGTGCGGAGAATCTCTATCGCACCATCGGTCTCATCTGGCGGAATTATCGTCCAATGGCTAGTTTACAAACACCCACAAACTGATAGCCCTTGCAGTGTGAGGCCACCTCTTTTGATCAGGAGGTGGCCTCTTGCTTTGAAACGCTTACACCTGCACCATACCGCCATCCACAAACAGCTCCACACCCGCCACAAAGCTCGAATCGTCCGACGCGAGAAACACAACTGCCTTCGCAATCTCGTCCGGAGTTCCGATACGTCCCAGCGGAACCTGCGAGACCAGGGCCGCCTTTAGCTGCTTCGCCTGCTCTGCGTCCGCAACCAGACCATCCACCGCGGGAGTATCGATCGGTCCGGGACTCACCACGTTCACCCGAATCTGGCGATCCTTCAACTCATTGGTCCACGTGCGTGCAAACGAGCGCACCGCAGCCTTCGTCGCGCTATACACACCAAACGCTGGCATGCCTTTGACGGACACAATCGATGCATTCAGCACAATCGTTCCACCGGCAGGAATCAGCGGCAGAGCCTTCTGCACCGTGAAGAAGAGTCCCTTCACATTCGTATTGAAGGTCTTGTCGAAGTGTTCTTCGGTCACTTGGTCGATGGTCGCAAACTCTCCGCCTCCCGCGTTCACAAACAACACATCGATGCGGCCATATTGCTTGTTGATCTCGGCAACGACCTTTTCGATGTCCTCGATCCTGCTGGCGTCGGCCCGGATCGCCGTTGCGTCCGCTCCGATCTCCTTCACTGCGGCGTCCAGGTTCTCCTTGCGCCGGCCGGTGATAATCACCTTCGCACCCTCGGTGACAAAGCGCTTCGCCGTCGCCAATCCGATGCCGCTGTTACCGCCGGTCACCAGTGCAATCTTGCCTTCCAGCTTCCTCGACATGAAACCTCCCTTTGCTTTCCTCAGGGGGTTTGATTCCGCCTCACTCCAAAAGTTCCGCAAATATGAACTATTGAACTACGGGATCTGTGGATATCATCAAAGACCTGGTGAAGCCACTCTTTCATCCTTCGATCGATAACATCTCCGTGGAGTCGCTCCTCCACGCGCTCTCCGATCCCGTACGCGTCGCTATCTTCACCCGGATCGCCTCAGCGGAGTGTTCCGCTACCTGCTCCACCTTTCAGAACATTACCGAGCATCCCATCCCAAAATCGACCCTCTCGCAACACTTCAAGGTGCTTCGTGAAGCAGGACTTATCCGCGCCGAGCGCAAAGGCATCGAGATGCACAACACCTCTCGCTGCTTCGAGATCGAAAGCCGCTTTCCGGGCCTTATCGCCTCTATCATCCAGGCTTACACTCTGCAATCTCAGAAGGCGAAGAAAGGCTCCGCTTCGAGATCCGGTGCTGCAAAAGTCCGATAGCCAATTCTTTTCGCCGATCCCCTTCTTGCCGCGAACATGAGAACCGATTTCGCAGCCGCGGCACATGATTTCTGCAGCTTTTCCAAAATGAAATTCGGGAATTTTCCGGTTACGATCCCTCGAGAGATCGATCAAAATCGACTTTTAAGATGCATTTCTTTGCATTTACCAAAAGTTTTTTTGCTGGCGTTTTGTGCGTCTTAAATCCGAAATACCCTCATCTTTATTGAACAATTTCTTGAGTGCAAAAATATGCACCGAGTCGGGAAAAATCTTTCAGGCTTGGCAATACCACTTTCAGGCAATCTACTACGACCAGAAATACTCGGCACTACGCCTGACAATTTCCGGATTTTAGGAGACCTTCGTCCCGTGAAGAAGCTTTTGTCCTCCCTCTCCGTGCTTGCAGTTCTTGCTATCGCTCCTGCAATGCACGCTACCCCTATCAACGGTCAGTTCTCTGTGACCGGCGCATCGGTCCAGGACACTGGAACCGAGTTGATCTTCAACCCCAACACCATCAATGTTGGCGCTGCTCCTACCATCATGGGTGACTTCAACTCCCTGGTTACCGCAGGCGAGGCTGGAACCATCACCTCTCCGATCAATTACGCCAGCTACGTCGCAGGCAGCTCGGCGTTGACCTTCGGCAGCGGAAGCACCCTGCTTACCCTGACGCTCGATACCATCTCCTGCTCACTGGCTGGTCAGTTCAACAACTGCGTCGGAGGCGGCACCATCGTCTCGGCAGACCCGACCTTTGATCCGACCCAGTTCTCTCTGCTCTTCACCACCAACACGGCCGGGATCGTAACCTTCCAGGCGACCGCGCTGAGCAACGCTTCGGCCGTCCCGGAGCCCTCGACCCTGATGCTCCTCGGAACCGGCATCATCGGCGCCGCTGGTGCTCTGAAGCGTCGCTTCGCATAAGCACCGCTTCCTCAGAAGGGCCAGGCATGCCCTGCGCCCCTTGTGAGATCGCACTTCAACAACCTGCCCCATGCAGACTTCCACCACAGTGGCGTATGCATGGGGCAGGTTGTTTTAATTTCGCATCAAGAGGCGCAAAGACCTCTTCCTGCCCATAAAGGCTTTGCGAAATCAAGCCTCATAAAATCAATATCTTTACCGCTCTAAGCCCGAACCAAGTTCTATAAATGGAGGACTTTGCAAAAAATCGGCCAGGGTAACGCGCCACCCTCGTCTCTGACCGAACTGATAAACTAGTAGGCTGTGAGTCTCCCAGTAACAAGCGATTCCCAAACGACTGCGCCTGACGAAGCTTCGCGGCCGAAGATCGGTTTTGTCTCCCTGGGCTGCCCCAAAAATCTGGTCGACTCCGAAGTCATGATGGGTCTGCTGCACTCCGCCGGTGGCGAGTTGATCACCAGCGCGGAAGACGCCGAGATCCTCGTCGTCAACACCTGCAGCTTCATCGACTCGGCCAAGCAGGAATCGGTAAATACCATCCTCGAGATGGTGCAGCACAAGCAGGCGAACGGCGGCCGTGCGCAGCGCCTTATCGTCGCCGGCTGCCTGGTCGAGCGCTACCGCGACGAGATTCGGAAGAACATCCCCGAGGTCGACGCCGTCGTCGGAACCGGCGAGCTGGAGCAGATCCTCAACGCGGCCGGGCTTGCTCCGAAACCAGCGCCTTCCTCGAGCCCACTCTTCAACATCCTTCCGCCGGATCAGAACTCCCCGGCGCTGGTCAGTCGCGCCGCAAGCGCCGTCCACCAGCACTCGCACCCCACCGAACAGGGAGCGCAGTTACAGCTTGAGCACGAAAGAGAATCAGGGAACAAGAAGAGTGTCATCCCGAGCGAAGGCGAAGCCGGAGTCGAAGGATCTGTGGCAGAAGGATCTGCGGCATCGGGAGCCACAAAGCCGGGTGCCCCACATCTCGATTCTGAGATGTGGGCTTCGCAGGACGCCAAGCCGTCACGCCCTGAGGGCGACCTCCGCGAGCAGCAGGGCCGCTTTTCCCGTACCGCATGGGATGGAGCCACAGCCGCGTTGCCTGAGTATCTCTACTCCGATGAGACGCCGCGCATCCTGGCAACGCCGCGCGCGTCTGCCTACATCAAGATTGCCGAAGGCTGCGATCACCCGTGCAGCTTCTGCATCATCCCGCAGCTGCGCGGAAAGTTCCGATCGCGCCGCATGTCCTCCATCGTGGCCGAGACAGAAAAGCTCATCGCGCAGGGCGTTCGCGAAATTACCCTCATCGGCCAGGACACGACCTGCTACGGCGAGGACCTCGGTCTGACCGACGGCCTGGCGCAGTTGCTCGAAGCACTCGCGGTCCTGCCAGGCCTGAAGTGGTTGCGCTTCCTCTACACCTATCCCAACAAGGTGACGACGCGGCTGCTTGAGACGATGGCGAAGCACGACAACATCGCGAAGTACCTCGATGTCCCGCTGCAGCACGCCAGCGCCAGCGTCCTCAAGCGCATGAAGCGTGGCGGCAACGCGAAGATCTTCCTCGACCTGATCGAAAAGGCGCGCCGCATCGTTCCCGGGATCGTCATCCGCACCAGCTTCATCGTCGGCTTCCCCGGCGAGACCGAAGAGGACTACAAGGAACTCGAGGCATTCATCAAGGCCGCACGCATCGACTGGCTCGGAGTCTTCACCTACTCCGACGAGGAGGGCGCGAAGGCCTTCGAACTCGACGCCGCCCTCAAGGTCCCTGAGCGCACCATCCAGGCCCGCCGCCGCAAGCTGATGAAGCTCCAGCAGAAGATCAGCGCGAAGTCGAAGGCCGAATGGGTAG is a window of Edaphobacter sp. 12200R-103 DNA encoding:
- the rimO gene encoding 30S ribosomal protein S12 methylthiotransferase RimO, which produces MSLPVTSDSQTTAPDEASRPKIGFVSLGCPKNLVDSEVMMGLLHSAGGELITSAEDAEILVVNTCSFIDSAKQESVNTILEMVQHKQANGGRAQRLIVAGCLVERYRDEIRKNIPEVDAVVGTGELEQILNAAGLAPKPAPSSSPLFNILPPDQNSPALVSRAASAVHQHSHPTEQGAQLQLEHERESGNKKSVIPSEGEAGVEGSVAEGSAASGATKPGAPHLDSEMWASQDAKPSRPEGDLREQQGRFSRTAWDGATAALPEYLYSDETPRILATPRASAYIKIAEGCDHPCSFCIIPQLRGKFRSRRMSSIVAETEKLIAQGVREITLIGQDTTCYGEDLGLTDGLAQLLEALAVLPGLKWLRFLYTYPNKVTTRLLETMAKHDNIAKYLDVPLQHASASVLKRMKRGGNAKIFLDLIEKARRIVPGIVIRTSFIVGFPGETEEDYKELEAFIKAARIDWLGVFTYSDEEGAKAFELDAALKVPERTIQARRRKLMKLQQKISAKSKAEWVGREVDLLVEGESEETELLWEGRTIQHAPEIDGKVFINDFGPHEELVPGTFYRAEITESHDYDVVARILE
- a CDS encoding helix-turn-helix transcriptional regulator, with product MDIIKDLVKPLFHPSIDNISVESLLHALSDPVRVAIFTRIASAECSATCSTFQNITEHPIPKSTLSQHFKVLREAGLIRAERKGIEMHNTSRCFEIESRFPGLIASIIQAYTLQSQKAKKGSASRSGAAKVR
- a CDS encoding PEP-CTERM sorting domain-containing protein; this encodes MKKLLSSLSVLAVLAIAPAMHATPINGQFSVTGASVQDTGTELIFNPNTINVGAAPTIMGDFNSLVTAGEAGTITSPINYASYVAGSSALTFGSGSTLLTLTLDTISCSLAGQFNNCVGGGTIVSADPTFDPTQFSLLFTTNTAGIVTFQATALSNASAVPEPSTLMLLGTGIIGAAGALKRRFA
- a CDS encoding glucose 1-dehydrogenase, whose translation is MSRKLEGKIALVTGGNSGIGLATAKRFVTEGAKVIITGRRKENLDAAVKEIGADATAIRADASRIEDIEKVVAEINKQYGRIDVLFVNAGGGEFATIDQVTEEHFDKTFNTNVKGLFFTVQKALPLIPAGGTIVLNASIVSVKGMPAFGVYSATKAAVRSFARTWTNELKDRQIRVNVVSPGPIDTPAVDGLVADAEQAKQLKAALVSQVPLGRIGTPDEIAKAVVFLASDDSSFVAGVELFVDGGMVQV